A window of Coregonus clupeaformis isolate EN_2021a chromosome 28, ASM2061545v1, whole genome shotgun sequence contains these coding sequences:
- the LOC121543284 gene encoding unconventional myosin-Ie: protein MGSKERYHWQTQNVKISGVDDMVLLSKINEDAITDNLKKRYMDDYIFTYIGSVLISVNPFKQLPYFTDREVELYQGAAQYENPPHIYALADNMYRNMMIDCENQCVIISGESGAGKTVAAKYIMGYISKVSGGGSKVQHVKDIILQSNPLLEAFGNAKTVRNNNSSRFGKYFEIQFSRGGEPDGGKISNFLLEKSRVVSQNQGERNFHIYYQLLMGATKEMRENLGVTTPDYYLYLNQSGTYTVEDINDKKEFSDTMEAMSVVGLSVDEQDMVLQIVAGILHLGNIAFREEGNYAVVESEDFLAFPAYLLGISQEGLKNKLTSRIMDSKWGGKTESIAVTLNTEQASFTRDALSKALYSRLFDFLVDSINKAIQKDHEEFNIGVLDIYGFEIFQKNGFEQFCINFVNEKLQQIFIELTLKAEQEEYVQEGIKWTPIEYFNNKIVCDLIESKLNPPGIMSILDDVCATMHAKGEGADQTLIQKLQGGISSHEHFNSWNKGFIVHHYAGKVSYDVSGFCERNRDVLFNDIIELMQSSEFAFIKTIFPENLEAEKKGRPTTASSKIKKQANNLVQTLMKCTPHYIRCIKPNETKKPRDWEDSRAKHQVEYLGLRENIRVRRAGYAFRRAFAKFLQRYAILTRETWPQWTGEERKGVLHLLHSVNMDQDQYQLGKTKIFIKAPESLFLLEEMRERKYNGYARAIQKAWRKHIAVRKYVKMREEASDILLNKKERRRNSLNRNFVGDYIGTDNHPEIRQFVGRREKIDFADVVAKYDRRFRTVKRDLILTPKFLYLIGREKVTQGPDKGQIHEVLKRQIEVEKIQSVSLSTLQDDFFIIHEEHYDSVLQCIFKTEFLSLLYKRYDEKTQRKLPLKFNNLLEFKVKKGGWGPFSAAGSRQIQFQPGQGDEVVVKPSSKVLIVTIGPGLPKNSRPTRRDNRKSRYMGNQPPGSRQQSQGAPRGRGRGGGGGQRGGPPSSRASRVSLLRRQSSMEQPTLPRQQGSRQTNNRSNNQSQADTAFMNVPDQGVAGLHRRLSKEVKPSPGAGRPKPAPKPKPRSPECRALYAYDAQDTDELSFNAEDVIEILTEDPSGWWFGRLRGREGMFPGNYVKKI from the exons GCCCAGTATGAGAACCCCCCTCACATCTACGCCCTGGCTGACAACATGTACCGCAACATGATGATCGACTGTGAGAACCAGTGTGTCATCATCAG TGGAGAGAGTGGAGCAGGAAAGACCGTAGCAGCAAAATACATAATGGGCTACATCTCCAAGGTGTCGGGCGGAGGTTCCAAAGTCCAG CACGTAAAAGACATCATCCTCCAATCCAACCCTCTCCTGGAGGCCTTTGGGAATGCCAAGACCGTGCGCAACAATAACTCCAGTCGCTTT GGGAAGTACTTTGAGATCCAGTTCAGCCGTGGAGGAGAGCCAGACGGAGGGAAGATCTCCAACTTCCTGTTGGAGAAGTCCAGGGTGGTGTCACAGAACCAGGGAGAGAGGAACTTCCACATCTACTACCAG CTCCTGATGGGTGCCACTAAAGAGATGAGGGAGAACCTTGGTGTCACCACACCTGACTACTACCTCTACCTGAACCAGTCTGGCACCTACACCGTGGAGGATATCAACGATAAGAAGGAATTCTCTGACACCAtg GAGGCCATGTCAGTGGTGGGCCTGTCTGTAGACGAGCAGGACATGGTGCTGCAGATCGTAGCAGGCATCCTGCATCTGGGCAACATCGCCTTCAGAGAGGAGGGAAACTACGCTGTGGTGGAGAGTGAGGACT TCCTGGCGTTCCCGGCCTACCTGTTGGGAATCTCCCAGGAGGGTCTGAAGAACAAGCTGACCAGCCGGATCATGGACAGCAAGTGGGGGGGTAAGACAGAGAGCATCGCTGTCACCCTGAACACAGAGCAGGCCTCCTTCACACGGGACGCCCTCTCCAAAGCTCTCTACTCACGCCTGTTTGACTTTCTCGTGGAT tctaTCAACAAAGCCATACAGAAAGACCATGAGGAATTCAACATTGGGGTGCTGGACATCTATGGCTTTGAAATCTTCCAG AAAAATGGCTTTGAGCAGTTCTGCATCAACTTTGTGAATGAGAAACTGCAGCAGATTTTCATTGAGCTCACGTTAAAAGCTGAGCAG GAGGAGTATGTGCAGGAAGGGATCAAGTGGACGCCAATCGAGTACTTTAACAACAAAATCGTGTGTGACCTCATTGAGTCCAAACTG AACCCCCCAGGCATCATGAGTATCTTGGACGATGTGTGTGCCACCATGCATGCTAAGGGCGAGGGCGCAGACCAGACTCTGATCCAGAAGTTACAAGGGGGAATCAGCTCCCATGAGCACTTCAACAGCTGGAATAAAGGCTTCATAGTGCACCACTACGCTGGCAAG gtgtccTATGACGTCAGTGGCTTCTGTGAGAGGAACCGAGATGTGCTCTTCAATGACATCATTGAGCTGATGCAGAGCAGTGAATT TGCCTTCATAAAAACCATTTTCCCAGAAAACCTAGAGGCAGAGAAAAAGGGCCGTCCTACCACCGCCAGTAGCAAGATCAAG AAACAAGCCAACAACCTGGTCCAGACTCTGATGAAGTGCACCCCCCACTACATCCGCTGCATTAAGCCCAACGAGACCAAGAAGCCTCGGGACTGGGAGGACTCTCGGGCCAAACACCAGGTGGAGTACCTGGGCCTGCGGGAGAACATTCGTGTGCGCCGCGCCGGGTACGCCTTCCGCCGAGCCTTTGCCAAGTTCCTGCAGAG GTACGCCATCCTGACCAGGGAGACGTGGCCCcagtggacaggggaggagaggaagggggttctccacctcctccactctGTCAACATGGACCAGGACCAGTACCAGCTGGGAAAGACCAAGATCTTCATCAAGGCCCCAGAATCA TTGTTCTTGCTGGAGGAGATGAGGGAAAGGAAGTATAATGGATATGCTCGGGCCATCCAGAAGGCCTGGCGCAAACACATCGCCGTCCGCAAGTACGTCAAGATGAGAGAAGAAG CCTCAGACATCTTACTGAataagaaggagaggaggagaaacagcCTCAACAGGAACTTTGTGGGCGACTACATCGGCACCGACAACCACCCCGAGATCCGGCAGTTCGTGGGCCGCCGGGAGAAGATCGATTTTGCAGATGTGGTTGCCAAATATGACCGCAGGTTTAGG ACTGTGAAGCGTGACCTCATCCTGACCCCTAAGTTCCTGTATCTGATTGGTCGGGAGAAGGTGACGCAGGGACCAGATAAGGGGCAGATCCACGAGGTTCTGAAGAGACAGATAGAAGTGGAGAAgattcagtcagtctctctcag caCCCTGCAGGATGACTTCTTCATCATCCATGAGGAGCATTACGACAGTGTCCTTCAGTGCATCTTCAAGACGGAGTTCCTCAGTCTGCTCTACAAACGTTATGATGAGAAGACCCAGAGGAAGCTACCGCTCAAGTTCAACAACCT ACTGGAGTTTAAGGTGAAGAAGGGAGGTTGGGGGCCGTTCTCAGCGGCTGGCTCCAGGCAGATCCAGTTCCAGCCGGGCCAAGGAGACGAGGTGGTTGTGAAGCCCAGCAGCAAGGTCCTCATAGTCACCATCGGACCCGGGCTCCCTAAGAACTCCA GACCGACCCGCAGGGACAACAGGAAAAGTCGCTACATGGGCAACCAGCCTCCAGGCTCGCGACAGCAGTCACAAG GCGCCCCCAGGGGCAGAGGccgaggtggaggtggtggtcaGCGGGGTGGGCCGCCCTCGTCCAGGGCGTCCAGAGTCTCTCTGCTCCGCCGGCAGTCCAGTATGGAGCAGCCCACACTACCCCGACAACAGGGGTCCCGGCAGACCAACAACCGCTCCAACAACCAGAGCCAGGCAGACACCGCCTTCATGAACGTGCCTGACCAGGGAGTGGCTGG TCTTCATCGTAGACTCTCGAAGGAGGTCAAGCCTTCCCCAGGAGCGGGCCGCCCCAAGCCTGCCCCCAAGCCCAAGCCTCGCTCCCCAGAATGCCGAGCGCTGTATGCTTACGATGCCCAGGACACTGATGAGCTGAGCTTCAACGCGGAGGATGTCATTGAAATCCTCACTGAAG ATCCATCAGGCTGGTGGTTCGGTCGTCTTCGTGGGAGAGAAGGCATGTTTCCTGGGAATTATGTAAAGAAGATCTAG